In the genome of Magnolia sinica isolate HGM2019 chromosome 2, MsV1, whole genome shotgun sequence, one region contains:
- the LOC131236471 gene encoding uncharacterized protein LOC131236471, with product MRLTISSAQMEFATAKSAFFLLLLFSFSTVRASVHIYDQDAFREVGNAFLLSGGSEGIVASTDAVRDQIGSGTHDGRSFIRFEGITFWRNAEAAAQHSNMEHSTGLIQAVIFEAADRDNIGGSAYGGQRSICCTPDLAKLVGCKQGEVLRKPSAVDPEWPLLISTQFGGNSLSTKMEPTEVNITKTGMYNLFFISCDPNLKGLLMSGKTLWKNPSGYLPGRMAPLMTFYVFMTLAYVLLSAVWFLQYVRFWRDVLPIQNCITFVISLGLFEMTLWYFEYLNFNVTGVRPVGITGWVVTVGAVRKTVSRIIILSVSMGYGVVRPTLGGLTSKVLLLGMTYFFATELLDIAENVGTINDISGKARLFLVLPNAFLDAFLILWIFTSLSKTLEKLQARRSSVKLDIYRKFTNALAVAVIASVAWIGYEVYFKATDPFSERWQSAWIITAFWDALAFGLLCVICYLWAPSQSSQRYAYTEEMGEEDLEEAESLTKGTPGDFALVKQEKKEKGFEKTDSFGADGGLEEDKRE from the exons ATGCGACTGACGATATCTTCTGCTCAAATGGAATTCGCAACTGCGAAATctgctttctttcttctcctcctcttctCCTTTTCTACCGTGAGAGCCTCTGTCCATATCTACGATCAAGACGCCTTCAGGGAAGTTGGCAATGCCTTCCTTCTATCCGGTGGCAGCGAGGGGATCGTTGCTTCTACCGATGCCGTACGTGATCAGATCGGATCTGGGACCCACGATGGTCGCTCCTTCATCCG GTTTGAGGGTATTACATTCTGGAGGAATGCAGAAGCTGCTGCCCAACATTCAAACATGGAACATAGTACCGGGTTGATTCAAGCTGTTATCTTTGAGGCAGCTGATCGGGACAACATTGGTGGTTCTGCTTATGGTGGACAAAGGTCTATTTGCTGCACCCCGGATCTTGCAAAGCTTGTTGGCTGCAAACAAGGCGAAGTCCTTAGGAAACCTTCTGCTGTGGATCCTGAATGGCCTCTTTTAATAAGTACACAGTTTGGTGGGAACTCTTTGTCTACGAAGATGGAACCTACAGAAGTCAATATTACAAAGACTGGAATGTATAACCTGTTCTTTATCTCCTGTGACCCGAATCTAAAGGGACTATTGATGAGTGGAAAGACCCTCTGGAAAAACCCAAGTGGTTATTTGCCTGGGAGGATGGCGCCACTAATGACATTTTATGTATTCATGACACTCGCGTATGTGCTCCTCAGCGCCGTTTGGTTTCTGCAGTATGTTAGATTTTGGCGGGACGTATTGCCGATTCAGAACTGTATCACCTTTGTTATTTCACTCGGTTTGTTTGAAATGACCCTTTGGTACTTCGAATATTTGAACTTCAATGTCACTGGAGTCAGGCCTGTTGGAATTACGGGTTGGGTAGTGACTGTTGGAGCTGTGAGAAAAACAGTTTCTCGTATTATCATACTGTCCGTATCTATGGGGTACGGTGTTGTACGACCTACTCTCGGTGGCCTCACCTCCAAGGTGCTTCTTCTTGGTATGACATACTTCTTTGCAACTGAGTTACTGGATATTGCAGAGAATGTGGGAACCATCAATGATATTTCAGGGAAAGCCAGACTTTTCCTTGTCCTCCCTAATGCATTCCTCGATGCGTTTCTAATACTGTGGATTTTCACTTCCCTTTCTAAGACATTGGAGAAGCTGCAG GCAAGGAGGAGTTCTGTTAAGTTGGATATTTATAGGAAATTTACAAATGCATTGGCAGTGGCTGTGATTGCTTCGGTTGCTTGGATTGGTTATGAG GTTTACTTCAAAGCAACAGATCCATTCAGTGAGCGGTGGCAGAGTGCTTGGATCATCACTGCCTTTTGGGATGCTCTTGCTTTCGGGTTGCTCTGTGTGATCTGCTATCTTTGGGCTCCATCTCAAAGCTCCCAACG GTATGCATATACGGAGGAAATGGGAGAAGAGGACTTGGAAGAAGCGGAATCTCTAACCAAAGGAACGCCAGGGGATTTTGCCTTGGTCaagcaagaaaagaaagagaagggttTCGAGAAAACAGATTCTTTCGGTGCAGATGGCGGCCTCGAAGAGGATAAAAGGGAGTGA
- the LOC131236472 gene encoding probable 6-phosphogluconolactonase 2, whose protein sequence is MESDEGSRREKRSPQVRIFESDEELSTALADYVAQLSEANVKERGAFSVVLSGGNLTKLLRNLTKAPYVKTVDWSKWHVFWAEENVVAKKHPDSNYKQAKEGFLSKVPILPAHIISVNHGVPAESAAEDYEFSIRQLVRNRTVDVSRSSDCPRFDLILLVLGSDGHVASLFPSHPVVDMESQWVAAISDAPRESITLTLPVINSAANVAIIATGSDVAMPLASAISDDLLPHGSHPAQLVSPGDGKLVWFADASAASLMAAENS, encoded by the exons atGGAGAGCGATGAAGGtagtaggagagagaagagatccCCCCAAGTGAGGATTTTCGAGAGCGATGAAGAGCTTTCAACTGCTCTCGCTGACTACGTGGCCCAGCTCTCTGAAGCAAATGTCAAAGAGAGAGGAGCTTTCTCTGTCGTTCTCTCCGGAGGAAATCTTACAAAGCTcttgag GAATTTGACGAAAGCTCCATACGTGAAAACGGTGGATTGGTCTAAATGGCATGTGTTTTGGGCTGAAGAAAACGTTGTGGCCAAAAAACACCCTGATAGCAACTACAAGCAAGCCAAAGAAGGGTTTCTATCAAAG GTTCCCATACTCCCTGCGCACATTATCTCCGTGAACCATGGCGTGCCTGCAGAGTCAGCTGCAGAGGACTATGAATTCAGCATCCGGCAGCTGGTCCGAAACCGGACGGTGGATGTCTCTCGATCAAGCGATTGCCCAAGATTCGACCTAATCCTACTTGTCCTTGGCAGTGATGGGCATGTGGCGTCCCTCTTCCCCAGCCACCCTGTTGTTGACATGGAATCCCAGTGGGTGGCAGCAATCTCAGATGCCCCACGGGAGAGCATCACCCTCACGCTCCCCGTCATCAACTCTGCCGCCAACGTGGCAATCATTGCCACAGGGAGCGATGTGGCAATGCCCCTCGCTTCGGCCATCAGTGATGATCTTCTCCCTCATGGGTCCCACCCGGCCCAGCTTGTATCGCCTGGGGATGGCAAGCTTGTCTGGTTTGCTGATGCCAGCGCTGCGTCCCTCATGGCTGCCGAGAATTCCTGA